Within the Kribbella aluminosa genome, the region GGTCTTTGGGGTGACTCGCCGGCTGAGACAGAGGTGCCCACGGATCCGGGTGGTCCTGAGCTGCCTTGAGGTGGTGATTGGTGCGATGAGCTGTGATGATCGCCGGTTGATGGCGGTACAAGTCGCGGCGGGGCAGTTCTTCCGTCAGCAGCTGTTGCAGTCTGTTGCCGGTTGGGCGGCTGCTTATTTGACGCGGCGTGGGCTTGGGCACGTGCTGAGGTCGACCTCGCGCTGGAAGGTCGGTTACGCGCCCGATGGCTGGGCCTACTTGGTTGACCACCTGAGGTCCCAGGGTTTCGACGACGAGACTCTGCTGGCCTCGGGCCTGGCGAGTGCGACGAAGAAGGGGTATCTGATCGATCGGTTCCGCGATCGGATCATGTTCCCTGCCTGGGATTCGGGTCAGGAACTGGTCGGGTTCGTGGGGCGTTCGCGGGGTGGTCGGGTGAAGTACCTGAACTCGCCGGCGACGCGGATCTACCAGAAATCTTGCACGCTCGTCGGCCTTGCGGAGCAGCGTGATCTCTTGGAGGGCGGGGCAACGCCTGTCTTCGTCGAGGGGCCGATGGACGCCGTGGCGGTGGATGAGTTGAGCCGGTTGACCTGTCGCGGATGGGCTGGTCTTGGGGTGTGCGGGACGGCGTTGTCGTTGCACCAGGTCTCGATGGTTCGCCAGTACTCGGACAGTGACACCGTGATCGTGGGAGTGGATGCAGACGGTGCCGGGAGCATTGCCGCCCGAAGGTGGCTCGATGACCTGTCGGCGGTCTTCAAGCGTGTGCAGGTGGCTGAGTTCCCGTCAGGGCATGACCCGTCCTCGCTGCTCGAGACACCCGCAGGTGCCGATCGACTCTTCAAGGCCCTGAACGAGCCAAGACCGCTTGCCGAGCTGGCGATCGAGGCAGAGGTAGCTCGGTGGTCACCAGTCCTGGATCACATCAGTGGCCGGGTGAATGCCCTGCGCCGGGTAGCTCCTCTCGTGGCGAGGTTGCCGCAGGACCGGGTGGCGGCTCAGTTGGGGGAGCTCGCGAAGGTCCTGCAGCTCGACCAGGAGATCGTTTCGCGCGAGGTCCTCGAGTCCGTCGGTCGCTCGGCGCCTCGACGTCGGCCGCACTCACCGCCGTACCCGATCGCTGACACGGACCTGCCCGATAATCTCCCGACGCCTTGATCCAGTAGTCCCCGATGTCGAAATCCGGGTTCTTTGTCGAGCCGTCGGAGACGACCTTCTTAGCCAATGAGTTGTTGGTCTACGGAGGTTGTGATGAATGCTGTGTCATCGGATTCCGAAAACGTCCTGATCAGCGGTGAACGTCAGCGCATGATGGTGGCGAACATGGCTGCGGCCAGGTTCTACCGGCGAGAGTTGCTCAGGGCAAACGTTGGCTGGCCGGTCGAGCAGGTCCGGGAGCGCGGTGTCGGTGAGGTACTGCAGATCGATTCGTCGTGGCGGATCGGGTACGCGCCCGACTCGTTCACCCTGCTCACCGACCATCTGCGGGAGAAGGGATTCGACTTCCGCACGTTGATCAGGGCCGGCCTGTCCGAGTGGACGAACGAAGGCACGGCTGTTGATGTGTTTCGTGATCGGCTGATGCTCCTTGCGCGGGACGAACGGCTCGATCCTGTCGGTTTCGTCGGCGTCGGGCCGGGTGTGAAGCCGGAGTACTCGGCGTCGCCGACGACGTTGATCCACCGTCCGTCGAACGCATTGGTCGGGATCGAGGAGCAACTGGACATGCTGACCGAGGGAGCGTTTGTCGTCGTCGTCAACGATCCGCTGGATGCGGTCGCGATCGAGAACCTCGGGCGCCTGGCGGGTGAGCGCTGGGCGGGCATTCCGATGTGTGGTTCGCAGCTGTCATCGGCACAGGCGAAGACCCTGTACCGCTACACGGTCACGGACACTGTGATCGTTGCCTTGGACGGCGATCAGGAGTGGCGTCGTACGGCGATCGCCTCGCACCCCGACCTGTCGTACTTCTACAAGAGGGTCCGCGCGGTCGAGATCCCGGATGGCCTGTCCGCGGCGAGTCTGCTGAAGACCGAGAACGGCCCGCAGCGTCTGTACGACGCGATGGTCTCGACGCGGCCGTTGGCGGACTACAAGCCGGGTCGGCAGCAGCTTCCGGAGTTCGACAGTCCTGGCCCGTCGCCGACCGGCCCGTCGCTGTGACGAAGTCCAGGACTCCGGGACTTCGTAGTCCGGGTTCAGATCCGGACCGCTCCGGCCGAGATTGGTGCCGACAGCAAGCGTCAGCTCTCGGGCCAGGGTCCGGGGCATCGGGAACGGAGTGAGCCAGTGACTGAAGAACTTGAGGCGCTTCTGGCGAACGCAGTTGACTCGGGGTGGGCGGAGGAGCCGTCGAAGCGGCTTGCCGCCGCCATCGAGGAACGCATCGTCGCGGAGTTGCCCGGCCGGCTTCGGGCCGCCCTGGGCCATGACGAGGCGGCCCAGATGGCACGGGTCGTGGCGTGGGAACGCTGCCGTCGGTTGGCCGAGAAGCTCCCCGGCGGCCGAGTGTCGTGGGGGTACCTGGCGAACCTGGTGCGGTGGCGGTTGGCCGACGTGGTCCGTCAGGAAGCGAGACGGCGTCAGCGGCATCCGTTGCTGGACTTCGTCCCTGAATCCGTGGAGCCGAGCCTGCTCGCGGAGCTGGGCCCGCTGCTGGACCGCATTGGTGTGCGGTTGGAGAATGCCGGGCTCCCGGTTGGCGAGGTACGGCGGCGGCTGGTGGTCGCGGCCGATGGCCCTGGCTTCTCCAAGCATGCGATCACGTCACGCGTGCGAGCCATCGGCGTACCCAGGGATCAGGCCGAGGGCTTGGCGTCGCTCCTCCACAACGGACCGATCCGGACGTCAGCGCTGTCGCGCCTCGCGGCTGGGCAGCCGCCGGATGTGGTCTTCGCGGATCCGGTTGTGCGGCAGTGGATCGACCAAGCTGCCGGGAGGTCGCCTCGTATGTCGTACCGATCCAGGAGGTTCGGTCGGCCGCCGGGTGCGTCGTGGCCTGACGGTCTCGGACTGGGACTCGCTCACGCCGCCTGACCCGAAGTTATCCGGCGAAGTTGCCCGGTGAGGTACCCGGTGAAGTTACTCGGGGGTCATGAGGGCTCAGACGTTGAGCTTCCATGAACAACTTCGACAGGCATCCACGCCGCCGGAACTGGCTCGTTCGGTTTTACCTCGCCCAGTTCCGCTTCTACCTGCGTCTGCAGGCCGCTGTCGGCATCATCCCCGCGCCCGTTGCGCGCGCACTCATCGCTCGGCTGCGGCCGGCGAAGACACGAAGGGAACTGTGACATGCGTCGAGTCACGAACTCGAAGCTCGTCGTACCGATCGTCATCCTGATCCTGCTCGTCATCGTGATCCTGGCGGTCGTGATCGGTTGGCGAGACACCCCGCAGGTTGCCCACGGCGAGCCAGGGCAGTCCAGTCCCGGCCGGGTGACTGGTACGTCGACGCCGGGTCCGGCGCCGTTGTCGGTGTGGGTACGGCCGGCGACGACGGATCCGGCGGAGTACGCGATCGCCTTCGGTACGGCGATCTGGACCTACAACACCGCGGTGCACACGTACGCCCAGTGGCAGAACGTCGTCTCGTCGTTCGCCGACTCGCTGGAGGCACCGGACTCCGCGCCGATCGCACGCAGCATGCTCCCGTACGCCAGCCAATGGGAGGAGCTGAAGGCCCACGGGGCACGGGCCAGCCTGCGCGACGTCACGGCAACGACGACACCCAAGCTGGAGGCCTTGGCCCGGGATCCCAGAGCACCGAAGGGCTGGCATGCTCTCCTCGTACGGGGAACGCAGGACAACGTGGTCGACGGGGCGACGACCAGGACTGAGCGGCATGTGACAGTCAGCGTGATCTGTCGGCCAGTGTGTACGTTCTGGTCGGCCACCAACGAGCTGCCGCAGTGATCCTCAAATGATCCTCAAGCTCGTAGCCGTGGGCACTTTCCTGGCGACAGCCGTCGGCCTGGTGACTCCGCTCGTGAGTGTGGCGAAGGGACAGGGCGCCTGCGAGGCGCACCAGACCTCGAAGGTCCTCAGCCTCGACGCCGAGCAGGCCTCCAACCTGGCAGTGATCGTCGGTGTCGGCGATCGCTACAGAATGGGCGAGGCCGGCAAGGTCATCGCGGTCATGACGGCCCTGACCGAGTCCTCGCTGCGGAACACGAATCAGGGAGATGCGGCCGGTCCGGACTCGCGTGGGCTGTTCCAGCAGCGTGATGGCTGGGGGCCGGTCGAGGTGCGCCTGGACCCGGCCGGTGCGGCGGGATTGTTTTACGCGGCGCTTGCGAATGTGCCCGGCTGGACCGCGATGAAGCCGTGGGCGGCTGCGCAGGAGGTGCAGCGGTCGGCGTTCGCGGACGGCAGTAACTACCGCAGTAACTACGCTGCGGCAGTACGGCTCGTCGGTTCAGCAACCCCGGTTGTCGACGGTTGCGGGAGTTGGGGAGCCGGCGACACAGACCAGCTTCCTGGTGCCGTCGCGGCCGTTCGCCGAGCACTCGATCTGGTCGGCAGCCGCGGCTACTACCAGCTGTGCGCGCGGCTGGCGTCGAACGTCTGGGGCCGTTCCAACTCCGGCTATTACTCGGCAGCCGAGCAGTGGAACCAGATGGTCAGTAGCGGGAACGCCCATCCCGACGACCGGCGGCCGCCAGTCGGTGGGCTGCTGTTCTGGGCGACCCAAGGTCCCTACGGGCACGTCGCGGTGTACGTCGGCAACGGTCAGATCGTGTCGAACGACATCGGCGACCGCGTGCCCGGCCAGGGCGGCGTGTACCTCGTCGACGTGGGCGCAATCGAGAAGCAATGGGGTGCCACCTATCTGGGGTGGGCGCCACCGATCTACCCGACCACCTAATCAACCCACCTAATCAACCCACCTAATCAACCCACCTAATCAATCCAGTGGTGTGTTCGGCACCAGGAGGCAACGCATGCTCAGCAACTTCGGACTCCAAGATCCCGGAGTCAGTCCCAACTCCAGCGGTCTTCCCGGCTTGCCTGCACTGCGGGAGATCGTCGGTGCGCTGCAGACCTTCAGCCTCGTCGTCTGCGTGGCCGCGTTCGTGATCTCCGCCGTCGCGTGGGCGATGGGGAGCCTGGGCAGCAACTCGCACTACGCAGGCCGCGGCAAGCTCGGCTGCCTGATCGCAGCAGGGGCGGCGATTCTGATCGCCTCGGCGAACCCGATCATCCGCTTCTTCAGCGGCATCCACATCGGCTAGGAGATCCAGATATGGCGTGGAGCGATTGTCTGCTCAGCCCCGTCGGGTGCGCGGTCGACGCCGTGGGTGGCAAGGCAGCAAGCTCAGTGTGGGATTCGTTCCTCAAGTGGACCGCGAACGGCTTGGCAGACCTGTCCTCGAACGTGTTCCAGATGTTCAGCACCAGCACCTCACCGACGTTCGACCAGGCCTGGTGGAAGGACAACCTGGACCTGATGGTCGGGCTCTCGCTCCCGATCCTGGTCGGCGTCTTCGTCCTGCAATGCGTCTCAGCCGTCATCCGCCGCGAACCCGGCCGCCTGGGGCACGCGGCCGTCGGCGCGTTGATCGGATCGGCTGGTGTTCCGTTGGCGGTCGCCGCTATTGCGGCCTGCGGGCGAGCCGTCGACCAGATCTCGGTCGGCCTGCTCAGCGCGAAGCCAGCCACGGACGGCATCAAGCGGATGATCGACATCACAGCGTTTCTCGCCGTGCCGACCTATGGCGGCATCCTCCTGCTGGCGCTGGAACTCGGCCTACTCGCGATGTTCTCGCTGTACTTCGTCATGCTGATCCGCGACGTCGCACTGGTCGCGTTCGTCGTCTTCGCACCGATCGCGATGGTCAGTTGGACCTGGTCGGCGACCAGGCATTGGCTTCGGCGATGGATAGAAGTCGTCGGTGCCCTGCTGTTCTCCAAGATCGCCATGGCTGTCGTCTTCACCCTTGGCTTCTCGGCTGTGGGGGCACCCGGACAGGACGATGCGCCGAACATCGGCACCTTCATCGCCGGCATCCTGCTGGTTGCCATGGCGGCGTTCGCACCCTTGGCCACCTATTCGTTCATCCATTGGGCCGGGGATCACAGCCAGGCCGCGACGCGGATGCTCCAGCAGGGCACCGCCGGGGTCGACGCGGGCAAGGACCAGCTCGAACGCGTTCAGCAATGGACGGCCGGCGACTTCAGCGGATCGGACAAGGACGACGAGTCACCGGTCACGGGCGACGATCAAGATCCCGACGGCGAGTCGACAGCCGATAGCAGTACCGACAGTACCGACGCCGGCGAGCACTCTGATCAAGCGACAGACCCTGCCGACTCGCAGCCTGCGGCGGACTCGGCCGCGCAGCCTGACGCTCCTCCGACGGCAGGCTCGGACTCGGGCGGCACCGTCACCGCCGTCGCCACCAGTGAGGTGTCGGTCGAAGGCGACTCCAGCGGACCAGGGGACAGCTCCAGTTCGGCGTCGGAGCGGGGAGACTGAGGATGTCCAACGCACTCTCGGCACGATTTCCACGACCGCAGCGCAACTCGCTGCTGCTCGGTCTGCGCCCGATCCAGGTAGCGCTGGTGATCATTGGCGTCGTCTCGTCGCTGACCTCGCTGCTCGCCGGTTGGCCGGCGGCGATGCGGATGGCCGGTATGACCATCACAGTCGTCTGCGCAGTCACCGCATTTGGACGCTTCGAGGGCCTGCCGGCGTACCGCTGGGTCGTCTTGCGGACAGCCCATGTGCTCCGCGGGCTACGGAAGAATCAGTCGTACCGGGCCAACCTGCTGGCGCCGCGGCGTCACGGTGTGCTGCAGCTGCCGGGCGAAGCGAGCCCGCTGCGGATCCTGGACACCCGATCGTCGATCGGTGCTGTGCATGATCCGCTGCGCCGGCGGCTGATCGCAGTCGCGAAGATCGAGGGACCCGCACACCTCCTCCAGAACTCCGACGAACAGGACCGGCGCGTGGCGGCGTACGGCCGGATGATCGCCGGCCTGTGCCAGAGCAGCCGGATCGCCAGGGCGCAGATCCTCGAGCGGACGATCCCGGATCCCGGCGACGGGCTGGGCGACTGGGCGCGCAAGCGCGGTCTGGACGTCTCGAGCCCGGCGGGAGCGATCTACCGTGACCTGTTGCAGCATGCGGCGCCGGCCGCGGCCAGGCACGAAACGCTGTTCAGCTTCGCGTTGAACCTGGATGCGGTGTCGAAGGACGTTCGCAAGTACGGCGGGGGACTGGCCGGCGCCATGGCCGTCCTGGACTCGGAGTCTCGTGCATTCCAGACCTCGTTCGCGGCAGCCGGCGTCGCAGGTGCCTGGCTCAACGCCACCGACCTGGCAGCCAGTTTGCGAGTAGCCTTCGACCCTGCCGCGACCCGGACGCTTCTCGGAGACCTCGATCCCGTGGACGCGGCGCCTCTGGCCGTCGATGCGACCTGGGACCACCTGCGGACCGACTCGTCGTTCCACCGGGTGTACGTCGTCACCGAGTGGCCCCGCCTGCGAGCGACACCGTCGTTCCTGAGCCCGCTCCTGCTCAAGCCGGGGATCCGTCGGACCTTCTCGCTCGTACTGCAGCCAGTCCCGATCGGCAAGGCGCTGCGCGATGCCCGCCGTCACCAAGTTGAACGGGTCACCGACCGCGCGACCCGCAAGCGTGTCGGCCAGATGGAAACCGAAGAAGACCGTCAACTCGACGCCGACGTCGCTCAACGAGAGAAGGACCTTGCCGCCGGACACGGCGACGTCCGCTGGATCGGCCTGATCGCGGTGTCGGCGGACACCGAGGACGGTCTCGACGAGGCCTGCACCGAGATCGAGATCGCGGCGTCGCAGGCGTTGCTCGACGTACGGCGTCTCGTCGGCCAACAGGTCGAAGGGTTCCTTGCCGCGGCGCTGCCGTTCGGGGTCGGTCTCGGATGAAGGCGAACGCAGGGTGGTTCGAACCCACCGAGACCGATCGACGAACCAGGCGAACCAATCGGCGGGCCAGCCGAGTGACATCGCGCCGCACGAGGCCCGCCAAGCCCTCGCCCGATGACGAGCAGGTACCGACTGAGATTCTCGGCCTGCGTCGGAGGCTTCCGCTGCTGGTGGACAACCATCGCGCGACCACCAGAATCCTCAGGATCGCGTACCCGTTCCTCGCCGAAGGCGGGCTGGGCGCCAACGGCACCTACATCGGCAACGACGTCTTCAGCGGCGGATCCTTCGTCTACGACCCCTGGGAGCTGTACCAGTCACGCGTCATCACCAACCCGAACCTGCTCCTGGCAGGAGTCATCGGCAGCGG harbors:
- a CDS encoding toprim domain-containing protein produces the protein MVIGAMSCDDRRLMAVQVAAGQFFRQQLLQSVAGWAAAYLTRRGLGHVLRSTSRWKVGYAPDGWAYLVDHLRSQGFDDETLLASGLASATKKGYLIDRFRDRIMFPAWDSGQELVGFVGRSRGGRVKYLNSPATRIYQKSCTLVGLAEQRDLLEGGATPVFVEGPMDAVAVDELSRLTCRGWAGLGVCGTALSLHQVSMVRQYSDSDTVIVGVDADGAGSIAARRWLDDLSAVFKRVQVAEFPSGHDPSSLLETPAGADRLFKALNEPRPLAELAIEAEVARWSPVLDHISGRVNALRRVAPLVARLPQDRVAAQLGELAKVLQLDQEIVSREVLESVGRSAPRRRPHSPPYPIADTDLPDNLPTP
- a CDS encoding DUF6112 family protein — translated: MLSNFGLQDPGVSPNSSGLPGLPALREIVGALQTFSLVVCVAAFVISAVAWAMGSLGSNSHYAGRGKLGCLIAAGAAILIASANPIIRFFSGIHIG
- a CDS encoding SCO6880 family protein — protein: MSNALSARFPRPQRNSLLLGLRPIQVALVIIGVVSSLTSLLAGWPAAMRMAGMTITVVCAVTAFGRFEGLPAYRWVVLRTAHVLRGLRKNQSYRANLLAPRRHGVLQLPGEASPLRILDTRSSIGAVHDPLRRRLIAVAKIEGPAHLLQNSDEQDRRVAAYGRMIAGLCQSSRIARAQILERTIPDPGDGLGDWARKRGLDVSSPAGAIYRDLLQHAAPAAARHETLFSFALNLDAVSKDVRKYGGGLAGAMAVLDSESRAFQTSFAAAGVAGAWLNATDLAASLRVAFDPAATRTLLGDLDPVDAAPLAVDATWDHLRTDSSFHRVYVVTEWPRLRATPSFLSPLLLKPGIRRTFSLVLQPVPIGKALRDARRHQVERVTDRATRKRVGQMETEEDRQLDADVAQREKDLAAGHGDVRWIGLIAVSADTEDGLDEACTEIEIAASQALLDVRRLVGQQVEGFLAAALPFGVGLG